The following is a genomic window from Aphis gossypii isolate Hap1 chromosome X, ASM2018417v2, whole genome shotgun sequence.
CTTTTGTAacattacagtaaaatatataatattgaagaaGGTTACACTGTAAAATATgacaatcaaatattaaataaaacgtttgtAGTTtagtactttataataaagtgaatgtattttacgtttgtatatagtatatttgaaaattgaagcaaataaataataataataaaaaatttagtctggctttttaaataataattatattgtctataatatagacttcatatagtcatatttataatcatacattagaaatttgaaaaagcgtattattttatttattttatcactatacagaacttataaatttttctttttcgaaTATTTCTCGacttctattatttaaattttaattacgtaTTTCTACATATGTAACATAATGTACTTGCTTTAAAACATcgattaattgaaatatactaGGATTTGGTGAGTAAAACTTGCTATATTCAGTTTGGACATAGGCGTGCGCAGGGGGGGGGGCATGCTCCTCTCTGCGGCCTCTggctttttctttaataattgcatagatatctatattatactagatagtgaaatttttacattttacatgaaaaaagTGAAGCCAGTTTTAatctaatagtataaatataaaattaatgtgataaagtattaattagttatcGCATCATACAAGAATCTTTGGTTCGGACTTTTTTAAGGGCTCCCTTGCGGTCTAAGTCTGCACACGCCTATGAGTTTGGAACGAAATGATTCACAAACATTAGTTGTACGCAttgtagaattaaaaaataagaataaattaactgTTGTCGATACACGGCATGCAATTCAAACAGACTAGACGTCTCTATGAGGTGGCATGCAATTCGGATAGACCCCTTTAAGAAATGGCATGCAATTCTGACGCAGCTGTTGGAAAGTTCCGTCCAGATAGACAACACTATTTAATAGtggcattattttaatttcttgtgGTGTCTACTATAGGAAGgtttcactatattattatgattttacttaGGTCTGATTTTTATGTCCTTGCAAcacttgatattttatttcgtagTAAGTTCATTATTAGTTTAACTCTAttgtctatatatatttaatctccACTTTTTGTCAACGTCATTCGCTTTTTGGTAATCGATCGACACATAACAATACAAACAGAATACTTTGGGTTTCTGAAAAGTTTTTAACACTCGTGGTTTAAGGGTTTTCCCTCGAAATCATAACTTTTGGTGATGCTCCAGCTGGTGTAATATAGTTacgtatagtatttttatttaaccaaaAACTTGCGATAtactaagtaatatattattactatcaaaCCATTTtggactattattatattgacttgTCTATAACTATCTTTGACACACTCACTTTTAATCGTATTGGTTGTATAcaagtgttttttaaattcaaaaaataaaatgtgcaacttttataaattaacactcaaatatcacatattattctaaataaactattcattattcatattatgtcaAATAGATAGTGTTCTAAtgttcttaaataattatataatattattatatatatattatatgcgtaaTATTATGCGATGTGAACGAGTACAGATTTGTATGtgataatctataatataatctattattatggtttcaCGAATTATTacgaacatttataataatacatcataattaaatacctaaattattacaattatatgtctacaatagtacaatataatatgtccgtttttgttatataattatgtttaaggaTGCACACTTCAGTCTACTTGACTTCGATAAAAACATGTCGCTTTTTGGAGTATTTGACGGACACGGTGGTGCTGAAGTAGCTAGATTGGCGGTTGAACAGTTGCCTGATATGATAAAAAACCAATCTTTTAACGTCGGCGATTACGAAAATGCTCTAAAAAACGCGTATTTGGATTTCGACGCGTATTTACGCTCTAAAACTGCTTTGAGTAGAATGAAAGTTCTAGCTCAACCAAATGATTCAGCGGATGCAGGTGGtaagtttacaaaatatatgcaagtaatgaaattatgactattgacttatattataatatttaaactacgaCAATATCCATTTTGCTTGCGATGTAGACAAAAGCCGaatcaatatcaataaaaatcaatcatattattctttttttaaacaattaaaatcataaaaacttataatattttgagctCTTCTAACTCTAgcctaattatttaacaaatagattcatacatatattattatacaactttttacattttctgtTTCAATTATAGACGGCAACGATGAGAACGATAAACATGAAGatgacataaataaaatggtaggtatacctatagagTAAAGGTAATTGCGATCAATGttactaacaataatatattttgtataatcatattatattatatgttgtacGACTAGTACGtaggatatttattataccattaaaggaattattcattttagcgaaatttattcaatgaatagataaataaatttaattttgttttatatacacttattgggtctgtttattattattatttatacacgcataaaaagtacctacttataaatatactgcaaataaatatttttttattttagtatagcatagcattaaaatcaatttattaaattatgtatttgatacaatatttgtattaaaatttcttcattttacctattttttttttttattttattaacagtacctttatcatttttgttattttcacaGTACGGTTTTTACAGTGGTTGCACAGCAGTCGTGGCCCTATTAGTAGACAAGAAAAAGCTTTATGTGGCTAACATCGGGGATTCTAGGTGTGTCGTTGCTGTTCACGGTACTAAAGCCATTGATATGTCAAAGGACCATAAGCCTAGAAACGAACCAGAGTTGTCGAGAATTCGTTTGGCTGGAGCAAGAGTTACATTCGATGGACGAATCAATCGCGATCTTAATTTGTCCCGAGCTTTCGGTAACAGTTTTAAATGCACATTTCATAAACGACTCGATAAAATCTGATAAACAATGTCTAATACTTTAATCACTTCATTATAGGTGATTACATGTATAAGCAAAACACTATGCTCCCAATTACGGAACAAGTTGTCATCGCTCTACCTGACGTACAGGCGAGATTATTAAACGCATACGATGGCGATTTTATCGTGTTAGGGTGTGATGGAATATGGGACTCGTTAAGTAGTCAGTCTACTGTggattttatatcaaattacattcaaGAAcctgatataaaattatcgtcGATTTGTGAAAATGTAAggaaaacacaatttattataaaacttatagaacattttattatgtattgtatcgAATAACGATCAACCGTTTCTTTCAGTTACTCAGCAAATGTTTCTCGGCTGAACGCCGTTCAAAAGGTGTCGATAACATGACGTGTATTattgtcaaattaaaatacgagAAAAAGCCGCCGTCAGACCAAAAGGGCGTTGATCCGATCGGCTGCAAAAttgatactttaaaattgagttaaaattataacaataatgttattatcaatacctaacataatgaatatactatattactatgtaatatattataacataatatttttattttgcacacCAACTcatgtgaatattataaaatgaatttggcgtattgaattttattattcaactgaagacaataacacaaaatttacattatacgtGTTATTGATGGTAATGCAATCatgaaattagtttttaatcgtTGGGCCatcttatagatatttagtacatattatgcatCATTATGGGAAAATCAGGTTTTGGGAAGGtgtggtatttttatttttgcttcaataaaaaaaaaagtatataaaaagatataaattattcgttttttacattttatacctacatctctgtaataaataataagtttacagGTTGACTAGAAATTAATTtgcaattaatattgttggtGAGTATTGTCGACTGAATTCAGCTATCTAAAGATAACAGGGCTGAGTGCATGTTATTACGTCCATGCCCATACACACCACAGTGTACTATAGTTAAGTACTCCgtcgtgtaaataataataatatattatgtgtatataataaaataatatagtaggtaacataaaagaattttaatttacctaggcattatataatttgtttttcacaCTAGCATGCACTTGaccttttaaaattctattttcaggcaagtatttaaagtttgctTAGTTTGCTACATAACCCGATTCAAACGAATTTTCTccgttagaaaatatttattgtcattaataaaactaacaatAGATGAAAGCTTGATAATGCTGTTTGAAGTCAAATTGAAATGTTAATActgatatttcatattttattgacacaCGAATGACCGCCGAAACAAAGCAATGGGCAAGCAAAtggctcaaaaaaaaaaaaacacagcaaataaataaatatatatatatataagtattaagtattgtcaaaataaatataggtactaaaatttgtttgtattgacgaaaaaaaaggtttagcTTCATACTTTTGGTcggtttataagtataaacttgtaaagaacatgtttttaatagttGGAACTTTgagaaaaatacaaatgcacttcaaatcaatttttttcaaacatctTTTTCGACCCATGTATTTCTTATGGAATGAACCATGATAATAGTTTGTTTTGAACCGTCGGTCTTATCAATAGACAATGTGTCGGTatcacaaacataatataatacaacataatatttataataacatattgttattttatattatttattattattatatatcagctGTGGTCAATGTTCatgatatctataatttacatGGCTAAATAgccatgtataatttatatataatttataatcaatggtaatatCAATCACGGAATTcagtatagataaaaataatgattatgaaaACATGATTATTCTACTATTCTGTGATACCTaacattatagatattaaagatCTTTAAATCTGAgtgaaatatctattaaaatataattacttggTACTTACCGACTACCCCACTTGTACTACAAAGAAACATTTCAATGTCAGGTAAGAACAATAttagtacaaatatattatagtgttttatataagatagatttgaacaatattaaatttatgactgaaatatgttaaaagtttataaataaattaaatactggtTTTTGCAGGAGTCAATCGCTATGGTCATTATAGATCTGATCAGggtaaaagaaaacaaaatcgaATTCCTAATGATTGGATGAATTGCCCTCCTATAGCTACTTCAGGTATAGCTAATTCATTTGTGGTATTTAAAACACcattagattataaatataacagtaCAATAGCATTCCATAAGAGATTCAATCCACAAATGGTATTTCAACATATGTTCTCATATCAGGTATTACCTtactttaatacaaaattatattattccaaCAACTtatctattcatttttaatagacaaaatttgtttattttttaaatacaatgttaattaattatatctttattttattggttatttatctagaaatttgtaaataaatattattttaaggatTTGTCCCATTATACTAAGTATTAAACATCTATAATCGTCAATTGGCTTATCAGAATATTTCCTATTGAGCTggattaaagttaaaaatcattacataatatatagtatgtatagaaaactataatttttatgacagAAAAAAACCTCCAATACTgatgatacaaatattaacaacaatttttgtGAACAAAACAATGTGAAAAGTTGTGTTGTTTActccttttatattttaatgaagtacacactttattaatatgcatatcattaattaaaatgtgtaagtGTCTTTTTAAGCTGagtaattcttttaaatattattcaaattgcttatttttaatattgcccTTTATTCAAACTCACCAAACTCACTTGCAAAGCATAGTGGATGAATTTAgaaattgttatgtttatggctttctataatatgtataatgtatataataccttCTCAATAATATAGATTCTGATGAAGTTATCAAACAatcaaaacataaaagtatcttcataaaatatatatctattaagtATTGAATGttctaaaattaactttttgaaatattcttatttattcatttgtaGATGTTATGCATTGTATTTCTGTATTTAACTAGGTACATATGAAATTATGCcgataatttatgattttataactttCTGTATTGCATTTGTTTCTTGATTAATATACTACTTTACTAGGATAAATAGAATAATGGTTTTGGTCCTTAAATACCAAAAGtgattagatatatttatttaaataaaaacttattgtgGGCCgcttagatatttatattttttgggaaaaaaaatatcaccaaATATCTTTCTGACCCTGtatatgtattcaaatattacatcctacttttaaaaattactatcagTACTCTAAGTCAATTGTTAATAGTGTTGTGCAACCTGGGGTCATGAATGTTCAATGTTTAGTATGGGTCATCAAAGATTTAAcactaaataaaacatattttggtttattgaattttttgaaaaagtgtattttttatattaattaggcaaatccaaatttaattttaaaaatatgcaatgattatctaataaactattcattaaataaaaatctatttaacacatttaatgaaaacatgTGATAAGTTCTTAAAACAAGCATTAATATCTCTAATTCTATTAgatcaatttatttgaatgaaatcACATTTTCTGTTCatcattacataaaataaatatctaccaAGGTAGAATGTCAAAATTACAAGTTGCAGTtacaagtacaaaatataacatggaAATAATTAAGACAAATACTAAGCGTTAGTCTCTCTTTTAAgttaaagtattttgaaattttattatttttaaaataaattataattaatgtacttaatacttattattctgttttttttttctataaaatatttactatcatttttattattagaaaggAGATCTCTTttatcaaaatctaaaattttggTTGTTATCACGGTTTTAGATATACATGTTAGCTATCGCCGGCCTGCTTTACGGTCCGATTGTGTTACGGTTCAGTAGCTCATATTTTCATCACATGCGTAAAGCGCAAGTAGTAAGTAgggctatattttattaatagtgtaTCTGTATCATATATGATAGAATTTATgatcatacatttaatatctgaataaatataatataaatgaatatacaaatcaaataataaatataaatatatttattcagatatctattatgttgatatatattattaaaagatggTTTAAAAACATCCTATCATcttcaaaactttttaaataatcttaagCCCAGCcaattacctacattattatagatattttatgaatgacATTAAACGGCTATAATTGAGTATGTATgtgattatctatttaaaaaaactcaaaaatatcctaaaacaaaaaaaatgcaaaaatgccctaaaaacttcaaaacatgaacttaaaaatgatctaaaaaatcaaaataagtgaaaaaaatgtatttattaataataatttttatttgagatatgggcataatattattttaaaatatgaattataatattaataaacaacagtatacatttacattttaaacattatttaaaattattaaaaaaaaaataaaaaaaatgaatacgtgTATGATTGGAGTATGTCTGAAAGAGTACTTGTCTTATCAATGTATAACACCAAAACccagacaataataatattaaaattatttttttttaatgtttaacaaattttCACGAATGAGCACGAATCAAATTTTTAGCTAAGATAGCATTACATAGAATCAAAGgggaaaaaatacaaaagtcaTCAACATCCTAactctaattattaaataaattttgcatTAACAAGTTCAAAATTACACACctctataatgttatacttaaatatgaaACTAAAATGCAAAgcagaaaaatttaattaactctagttgttcaaaattatatatctacCTACCATGAGtccatatacctacctagtataagcctttaattgttattataaaatttaattgtagtatttatttttattaaaattatataatattattatcaaggttcaaattttacagtatttgctaatttttattagatacaaataaaactagCAGAGTAATCCATACATTTGTTTTGTGCACCAGAGGCtccaaatatgaaattttattttgctattttttgcatatttaatgGATTTTTAGCTTTTagtgctattttttttaagttttggtGTCATTTTTGGCTAATttgctttattaatataatttttatgttgtattttcttaaatctaatttatatggtatgaaagtatgaaaaatagaaaactttgttatttatccttattaattaaaattattataacaatgatatcactagaaataaaataattacctacagGCAATCGCAAATCACAATAGGAAATTAGCCAAATTAGGAAAtgacaataacaaattatcaaataataatataggtatctaataatataatatactttatgatCCTACTTAATACTAGCGCTCTACAGATGTGGGGAAATTGTGCATTAACCCGTAACAAGTTTTGACCATAGCTGTCAATACAATTTGAATGACCAATAACTAACCTATATATCTTAAACCGTAGTTGTCActgaataaaatagattatacatCACTATTCtagaattccaaaaaaaaaagattttaattattttaacaaatttaaaaaagtactaattttactattattaacattaatctattatgtttcatgttaaatttttaagtatttacaatttttataggaAAGTATTGGTTTATGGATTGATCTTACAAATACTACACGTTACtatgataaatttgaaatagaaaaaatggaATGTGCTTATGAAAAAATAGCTTGTGATGGTCATGGAGATTTGCCTCatccaaaattaattaaattgtttgtgaataaatgttcaaattttctaaaaaacaatttttcacaGTATATTGGTATAaccaattgttttaattaatataataataatgtattatattgtatgaaattaaataattatttgtcttAATTAGGTGTTCATTGTACTCATGGATTTAACCGAACAGGATTTTTTGTAGTTTCTTATTTAGTGGAAGAACTACATTATGATGTAGCGAGTGCGATTCGTCATTTTGCAGCAGCTAGgtgatataaaacaaataaacttaCAGTGGCATAATTCGGAATTGTTTTGagggaaataaaattttaaattattttaagataaattctatgcataaattattaaaaaataaatatgcattgtttttatattttatttttaattataatactgctCTGCAGTAGCTGATATCTGTAAAGccataactaaattattttctttatcgtcttcattataattatgtcactgattagtgattattaacatattattttgtattgaattgttaaataatattatgaattttataattttagacctCCTGGTATTTACAGACAAAACTATATAGATGAGCTTTTTATACGGTATGGGCAGTACTCAAATGAAGCACCAATCATGGCTTCAAAACCTCattggattttttaatttttaaactgtaaGGCTTACAATCATTAGGCAGGTGGtactcatttataaaaactaaaaagattGAGAACCACTAACCAGTTGTAAGctattgacataatattatggttttcacCTTTTTGTTTTCAGTTGTAACCAATGACACCGCAGAACTGCTTTTGCAATACTTCCTTGACGCAAATGTGGTTTTCATCTACATTactcaaattttaacattatgtatttgtatctaataatgataataaaaatattgtcttatgaaatattgtgagatcaatgtaaaaataaaataaaaattacaaaataataagtattaaatagagATCTGCTAAACCATACccataattcaatatttttccatgatgtagaaaaaataaattttaaatgatataagcttaaaagtacaaaaacattttaaactaagaAACACAGTAGAAATCGTTTATAATGAAGTTCAAGGGACCAAGGAAAATAGgtcataataatcaaaatgatgaaaaaaaattgtaacttcaatatacatagaaaaaaagtaaagagaaaaacattgaaatgaattaattaaattattattttagaattaaataatttacaacattttattaaaatatctgttattttaaattgaactttgtataaaaatcacaCTCTATTTTCTTTCTAGTTCTTCGAAATGTGTTTTTGAACTAAATTTTTCCAATATAACCAAAAATAACTGTCATAACATCCGTATAGCCATTATACagacatcataatatttgatacaaaTTAGTACATGTAATATAGGAATTTTTCAGGGACTTTCAATCTAAGGTCATTACAccaatatgtaagtataaacgATTTCTACTGTATACTAATTACGTATTGGATTTTTGAGTaactaagtacctacataaccttttacacatttaattttttatcagacaagatataattaataaaatatactggaTACAAAAcctttaatttgataaaaagcCTTCTAAGTGGCTCAGATCTCAAGAATAATCACACAAGAATCTTTGGTTCTGACCTTTTTAAAGGCACCCCTGTGGTCAAAGCCTGCGCATGCCTATGCTCATACCACAAAAAAACACTTCTCTTAACTTAACGTCAGTTAGTTAAAATTAGTCTTCTTACTATAGatttaaaccaataaaaataataacacatcaatgtttataaagatattttttataaaattttaatatcgttttttttattacattaaattcacttcataattttttttatacactttttttttttcataacagaAGTTAACAATGTAGTATGTACTAACATTTATTTCAGCCTTACTATCCTCTTGGTTATGAAAgttattcacaaaaaaaatatatacaatatgtaacaTTGTATAATGTTCTTAACTTTTAAAGTGTTGTTAAAAACCACAATATTTGAAAGTTgtcttgtttttattatcataattttattgtttgttccATGattaggataaaaaatatttatttattattccaaaTTAAGGTACTGTACCTGAGTGATAAGCACTTTTCGGAAAACGTTGAACTACTGTAAACTCTACAAAGTGTAAACATTTATTCAcgtcgaattaaaaaaaaaagtcactcTTTAgtctttattttcaaaaaatctacTCTAACCTCtttgatcttttttttttttttctgtttgaaCCGACGACCGGAAGGGAACCGCTTTCGCATTACTTCCTCCCAACCTCTTTGATCTACTAAATACACTAAAAACTCTTTCACTATGAATAAAGCACATCCTCCAGAGTTAAAAAGGTAAATTGCTAAAGTCATCtacttgtttaaatattgtttatggcatgtaaatgttgtttaattcactttttaatcataacttataatttaatattatttgtaaaatgacTTTTTAAGCCATAAATTGATTCCCGTTCTACATAgttacaaaaacatttaaatactggtaataacaattaaaaacaatactactaaatgtttaacatgttattattattttttcagttacCTGGACAAGAAATTACAACGTATgaactttattataactaaaattaccattgatatcaaataatttttaataatataattaatttttattacagtgAAATTAAGTGCCAATAGACAGGTAGCAGGCGTGCTGCGTGGTTATGATCCATTTATGAATCTTGTATTAGATGAAGCTGTAGAAAAAATCAAGGATGGTGTTGTGAATAATATTGGAATGgtggtatgttttttttcttataatacaaattatataaaatttatatatttaatatatgtactagatatattaaaataaactaatcatTTACAGGTTATTAGAGGAGGTAGTGTTTTAACTATGGAAGCATTGGATCGGATTgattaacattaaacatatgtattctgttaataaataggaagtatgtttatataattttattattcttatgtaataaattgaaataaatataagagttCATTAGtttgtctatattatttatgtatacaaatcttttttcttatacatttactatatttaagtGACATTAATATGGGTTtgcatattgtaattttacaacACTTTAAACAATACCAAGTTTACTGCATTtacaaaaggaaaaaaaatcttatcaatgcaattattatttataaacaaatttagtaggtacagttgaaaatacataataaacttcaatatttttttcagataaaattgtttgtaattcATTTCTTTTCTTAGTAGAATTTTCTAAGCCTAAATTACGTGTTGTATTAGTAATTTGTTCCTCCAAAGTTTCTAATAAATCAACATTATTACAGTCGTCGATTTTTACTTATGTattcatcattaatttttcCAGTCTTACTTTAATCTTTTTAAGTTCTTctgattaattgtttaatcaaacattattaataataatattatggttgtgAATTTTTAATGGGTTCT
Proteins encoded in this region:
- the LOC114127742 gene encoding mRNA-capping enzyme-like, whose translation is MSGVNRYGHYRSDQGKRKQNRIPNDWMNCPPIATSGIANSFVVFKTPLDYKYNSTIAFHKRFNPQMVFQHMFSYQIYMLAIAGLLYGPIVLRFSSSYFHHMRKAQVESIGLWIDLTNTTRYYDKFEIEKMECAYEKIACDGHGDLPHPKLIKLFVNKCSNFLKNNFSQYIGVHCTHGFNRTGFFVVSYLVEELHYDVASAIRHFAAARPPGIYRQNYIDELFIRYGQYSNEAPIMASKPHWIF
- the LOC114127741 gene encoding probable protein phosphatase CG10417 is translated as MISVVVIRYRVTNVLTGRTLNTHVLLLSLLLLLYNLIISFVSTYFTVMGTYLDNPVTEKVSEDMEDDTLVCGVSSMQGWRVRQEDAHFSLLDFDKNMSLFGVFDGHGGAEVARLAVEQLPDMIKNQSFNVGDYENALKNAYLDFDAYLRSKTALSRMKVLAQPNDSADAGDGNDENDKHEDDINKMYGFYSGCTAVVALLVDKKKLYVANIGDSRCVVAVHGTKAIDMSKDHKPRNEPELSRIRLAGARVTFDGRINRDLNLSRAFGDYMYKQNTMLPITEQVVIALPDVQARLLNAYDGDFIVLGCDGIWDSLSSQSTVDFISNYIQEPDIKLSSICENLLSKCFSAERRSKGVDNMTCIIVKLKYEKKPPSDQKGVDPIGCKIDTLKLS
- the LOC114127726 gene encoding probable small nuclear ribonucleoprotein G; protein product: MNKAHPPELKSYLDKKLQLKLSANRQVAGVLRGYDPFMNLVLDEAVEKIKDGVVNNIGMVVIRGGSVLTMEALDRID